The genomic segment ATCCCAAACTTTTGCAGTCTATTAAAGGAGTATCCGAAGAAACTACGACGGGAGTACATAGACTTTATCAAATGCAAAAAGAAAAAACATTATTAGTTCCAGCGATAAACGTGAATGATTCCGTAACAAAATCTAAATTTGATAATTTGTATGGTTGCAGAGAATCTTTAATTGACGCATTGAAGCGCGCCACTGACGTTATGATCGCGGGAAAAATTGCTGTAGTGTGTGGTTATGGTGATGTAGGGAAAGGATGCGCTCAGAGTCTGCGTTCCTATGGTGCGACTGTTTGGATTACCGAAATTGATCCTATTTGTGCATTACAAGCCGCCATGGAAGGTTATCGTGTGGTAACCATGGATGATGTAGCAAAACTAGGAGACATATTCGTAACTGCTACCGGAAATAAAGATGTTATCACCTTATCCCATATGCAAGAGATGAAAGATCTGGCTATTGTTTGCAATATTGGTCATTTTGATTCTGAAATAGATGTGGCTGGATTGCGTCAATTTAATTGGTTAAATATTAAGCCACAAGTTGATCAGATAAATTTTCCCAATAAAAAACGTTTACTATTACTTGCCGAGGGTCGTTTAGTTAATCTAGGCTGTGCGACAGGACATCCAAGTTTTGTAATGTCTAACTCATTTACCAATCAAGTTTTAGCTCAGATTGAATTATGGCAATATAATAATCGTTATGAAAAAGGGAAAGTATATATGCTGCCGAAAGCGCTGGACGAGCAAGTGGCTCGTTTACACTTAGAGAAGGTGGGCGCTAAATTAACCGAGCTAACTTCCGAACAAGCTGATTACATCGGAGTAAAACCACAAGGGCCCTATAAATCGGATTATTACCGTTATTAATGCACGTTATTTTTCAAAGACTTTAATATTATTTTTGCTCGCCATAAGTAATATATTTGCAGGACGCTGAGCAAATAATCCATTACAAACGATACCTGGAATATTATTAAGTAAACGCTCAAGTTTAATGGGATCAGTAAAATCCCAATGTTGAGTATCCAATATAATGTTGCCGTTGTCGGTGATAAATTTTTCTCTATAAATAGGAAACCCTCCTAATTTTACTAATTCCCTAGCAACGTAACTGCGTCCCATAGGGATAACTTCCACTGGGAGACTTTTTTGTCCTAATACCCCAACATATTTACTTTCATCAATGATACAAATAAAGTTTTTGCTTGCAGCAGCAATAATCTTTTCACGCGTTAACGCACCACCACCACCTTTTATAAGTTGCAGTTGTGGGTTAACTTCATCGGCCCCGTCTATATAAAGCGTTAATTCTCCTGCGGCATTTAGATCTAACACCGGGATATTAAGTTGTTTTAAACGCTTTTCAGTTTCGACTGAAGCGGCCACTACCCCTTCAATTTTATGCTTAATATCAGCTAACGCGGTAATAAGATGATTGATAGTGCTACCGCTTCCTATACCTAGAATAGATCCAGCTTTTATATAATCTAATGCAGCCCGAGCCACTTTAATTTTTAACAGTTCCTGATTTTGTGTTATCACTATGATCTCCTCTGGTCAGAACGTAGAGTTACTTTGACATAAGGTAAAACAGCATGCAATTTCTCGTTAATAAGCAAGCAACTGAGATCCTTTAGTCTTTATTATTTTCTGAACCTACAATATAGCCTATCAACGCCGCTTCTTCTTGTGAGAAACCATCGATTAGCGTAGGAGCAGTAAAAATTTGCTGGGCTGTGCGCATAAAATATAATCCCTGCCCAAGAATATTCACCAAAATGCTATTATCTCGATATTGGGCAATTATTTGATAACGTATTTGTTCGGATATATTCCGCATAGTGTATCTCCATAAAAAAATAGTTTAATAAGAGCTATTTATATTGTTTAAATCCTTATTGCATTCTATGAAGAAAATATTTGTCTTCGCTGGTGCAGACTTTTAGACTCGACTAGTTATCTAAAAAATGACAAAATACTATCTTTTTAAAACTATACTATGTGCTCACCTACTTATTCAATGTGCAAAAAACTTTAAAATTGGGTAGAAAAAAGATTTTTTTACCTACTTGGTAAACTGAAATTAAATTTTAACCCTCCAAAATTGGACATTCTAGCGCTCAGCCCCTGTTTTTCCTGCTTAACGTTTTTTGATAAGCTGTGTTATGCTTGGCCATTTTTATAAGACCTACTATAAAATCTATGGAGTTTGTTTAGCGACTATCTCGATGTCCTTAAGAAAAAGGGATTTACATGCTATACCTTAAGAGGCCATTTAACTGGAAAGAAAGACAAATGATAGTTTTGGAAGAGGTCGAGTTGCTTTAGTATGCTCACAGCAATCGGATTTTTGGCAAGTGCAGCAATCTATGTGTGCATGTATGTGTGCATACAAGCTTAAAGGATGTGGGTTGAGCGGAAACACAGACAAAAATTCAGGTGCGAAAAATATATTTTATTATAAAAGAGGGGCTGTATGTTTAGATTGGGATTACGTAGCCTATTGTTTTTAGCTTTATCTATTATTTTAATCTCTTGTGGAAAAATGAATAATAATTCTAAAACTTCCCATCCGCGGAGTTTTGTAGCCGGGAAAGATTATGAGATTATTTCTAGATCGGAGATTATTCCGAAATCAATGCCAAAAACGCAAGTGCGTGTGGTTGAGTTTTTTAGTTATGCTTGCCCGGCTTGTTATCATTTTGAGCCAACATTGGACAAATGGCTTGCTACCCAGCCAAATTACGTAAAATTTGAGCGCGTACCGATAGTATTTCAACCAAGTTGGCGCAGCTTGGCGCGAGCCTATTATATTGCCCAGATGTTAGGAGTCGAAAAAGAATTGACGCCCGCTATATTTAAAGCTATCCATGTTGAAGGGCAAGACTTATCAAACCCTAAACTGCAAGAAGAATTCTTTATAAAGCATGGTGTTAAACAGCATGAGTTTGAAAGTATCGCTAGTTTTTCGCCAGGGATTGATGCGCAATTATTGAGAAGTGATACGTTGATGCAAGAAGATAAAATTCTT from the Rickettsiella endosymbiont of Aleochara curtula genome contains:
- the ahcY gene encoding adenosylhomocysteinase, whose protein sequence is MIIEKLKANVADYKVADLSLAEWGRREITIAETEMPGLMALRKKYGHEKPLKGARIAGCLHMTIQTAVLIETLLDLGAEVRWSSCNIFSTQDHAAAAMAARNIPVFAWKGETEEEFWWCIEQTLIGSDGWTPNLLLDDGGDLTLLLHEKHPKLLQSIKGVSEETTTGVHRLYQMQKEKTLLVPAINVNDSVTKSKFDNLYGCRESLIDALKRATDVMIAGKIAVVCGYGDVGKGCAQSLRSYGATVWITEIDPICALQAAMEGYRVVTMDDVAKLGDIFVTATGNKDVITLSHMQEMKDLAIVCNIGHFDSEIDVAGLRQFNWLNIKPQVDQINFPNKKRLLLLAEGRLVNLGCATGHPSFVMSNSFTNQVLAQIELWQYNNRYEKGKVYMLPKALDEQVARLHLEKVGAKLTELTSEQADYIGVKPQGPYKSDYYRY
- the rpiA gene encoding ribose-5-phosphate isomerase RpiA, encoding MITQNQELLKIKVARAALDYIKAGSILGIGSGSTINHLITALADIKHKIEGVVAASVETEKRLKQLNIPVLDLNAAGELTLYIDGADEVNPQLQLIKGGGGALTREKIIAAASKNFICIIDESKYVGVLGQKSLPVEVIPMGRSYVARELVKLGGFPIYREKFITDNGNIILDTQHWDFTDPIKLERLLNNIPGIVCNGLFAQRPANILLMASKNNIKVFEK
- a CDS encoding thiol:disulfide interchange protein DsbA/DsbL; this translates as MFRLGLRSLLFLALSIILISCGKMNNNSKTSHPRSFVAGKDYEIISRSEIIPKSMPKTQVRVVEFFSYACPACYHFEPTLDKWLATQPNYVKFERVPIVFQPSWRSLARAYYIAQMLGVEKELTPAIFKAIHVEGQDLSNPKLQEEFFIKHGVKQHEFESIASFSPGIDAQLLRSDTLMQEDKILAAPTLVIDNRYKVDPSMIGGDPTRFLQVTDYLIEKVRKGDE